One Microlunatus soli genomic window carries:
- a CDS encoding carbohydrate ABC transporter permease: MAARELLPGQRRFTPAAVGADLAILIWFVFSLFPILWMILLALKTPAEQTTTYFRFTPTLENFATVLSQRGTDLTSVDYKAALLTSVLNCAGAVIVSLVIGIPAAYAAGRWKYKGSNDLMFQMLSFRFAPELMVIVPLFVIYNQTGLFDTKVGMIWVLQLVTMPLVVWILRSYFQDMPADLEQAALLDGYTRKRAFVMVALPLVRPGIAAAALLAFIFAWNNYVFPLILSDTNASTVTVAITKFLGGGGQAYYNLTAAAAVIGALPPLVLALTIQRYLVQGLSFGAVKS; encoded by the coding sequence ATGGCTGCCCGTGAGCTGCTTCCCGGCCAACGCCGCTTCACGCCTGCCGCCGTCGGTGCCGATCTGGCGATCCTGATCTGGTTCGTCTTCTCGCTGTTCCCGATCCTGTGGATGATCCTGCTCGCGTTGAAGACGCCGGCAGAACAGACCACCACCTACTTCCGGTTCACCCCGACCCTGGAGAACTTCGCCACCGTGCTCAGCCAGCGCGGCACCGACCTGACCAGCGTCGACTACAAGGCAGCGCTCCTGACCAGCGTGCTGAACTGCGCCGGTGCGGTGATCGTCTCGTTGGTGATCGGCATCCCGGCCGCGTATGCCGCCGGCCGCTGGAAATACAAGGGCTCCAACGACCTGATGTTCCAGATGCTGTCGTTCCGATTCGCCCCGGAGCTGATGGTGATCGTGCCGTTGTTCGTGATCTACAACCAGACCGGTCTGTTCGACACCAAGGTCGGGATGATCTGGGTGCTGCAGTTGGTCACGATGCCGTTGGTGGTGTGGATCCTGCGGTCCTATTTCCAGGACATGCCGGCCGATCTGGAGCAGGCCGCGCTGCTGGACGGCTACACCCGCAAACGCGCGTTCGTGATGGTCGCCCTGCCGTTGGTGCGGCCGGGGATCGCTGCGGCCGCGCTGCTGGCGTTCATCTTCGCCTGGAACAACTACGTGTTCCCGTTGATCCTGTCCGATACCAACGCCAGCACGGTGACCGTGGCGATCACCAAGTTCCTCGGCGGTGGCGGGCAGGCCTACTACAACCTCACCGCGGCCGCGGCGGTGATCGGGGCACTGCCGCCGTTGGTGCTGGCGCTGACGATCCAGCGATACCTGGTGCAGGGACTTTCCTTCGGGGCGGTGAAGAGCTGA
- a CDS encoding ABC transporter ATP-binding protein — translation MSTGTGLGGATAQPLTLSKLDKVYSSRGRESFHAVKAMDLAVQPGELIALLGPSGCGKTTTLRMIAGLETVTGGSIMIGDREISQLPPGKRNVGVGFESYALYPPLSVRENLGYGLKARKDPQAAERVQAIADRLEMADLLDLRPAGLSSGQKQRVALARALVRNPPVLLLDEPLSHLDASARNRVRRELKVLQREFGYTTIVVTHDQVEALSLADRLAVMNAGVIQQFGTPDEVFDDPANLFVATFVGEPQINIIDGVLTGDGTVRLGSGTLPITITDQSAERSVKVGIRPADAALGTAGDAGSSDGLAVTVRFYEHLMEFGLATVDIPGVDARTVIQTPAVQRLAPGDQVTLTAPADRIYLFDPTSGDRIR, via the coding sequence ATGAGCACCGGCACCGGACTCGGCGGCGCGACGGCGCAGCCGCTGACCTTGAGCAAGCTGGACAAGGTCTACTCCAGCCGCGGCCGGGAGAGCTTCCACGCGGTGAAGGCGATGGACCTGGCCGTCCAGCCCGGCGAGTTGATCGCGCTGCTCGGACCGTCCGGCTGCGGCAAGACGACAACGCTGCGGATGATCGCCGGGCTGGAGACGGTGACCGGCGGATCGATCATGATCGGTGATCGGGAGATCAGCCAGCTGCCGCCGGGCAAACGCAATGTGGGCGTCGGATTCGAGTCCTACGCGCTCTACCCGCCACTCTCGGTCCGGGAGAATCTCGGCTACGGCTTGAAGGCTCGCAAGGATCCGCAGGCGGCGGAGCGGGTGCAGGCGATCGCCGACCGGCTGGAGATGGCCGACCTTCTCGATCTTCGTCCGGCCGGGCTGTCCAGTGGTCAGAAGCAGCGGGTCGCGTTGGCCCGGGCGCTGGTCCGCAACCCGCCGGTGCTGTTGTTGGACGAGCCGCTGTCGCATCTGGACGCCTCGGCCCGCAACCGGGTCCGGCGCGAGTTGAAGGTGCTGCAACGCGAGTTCGGCTACACCACCATCGTCGTCACCCATGATCAGGTCGAGGCGCTCAGCCTGGCCGATCGACTCGCGGTGATGAACGCCGGTGTGATCCAGCAGTTCGGCACCCCGGACGAGGTCTTCGACGATCCGGCCAATCTGTTCGTGGCGACCTTCGTCGGCGAACCGCAGATCAACATCATCGACGGCGTCCTCACCGGCGATGGCACCGTCCGACTGGGCAGCGGCACGCTGCCGATCACGATCACCGATCAGTCCGCGGAACGCAGCGTCAAGGTCGGCATCCGTCCTGCCGACGCGGCGCTCGGTACGGCCGGCGACGCGGGCAGCAGCGACGGGCTGGCGGTCACCGTACGGTTCTACGAGCACCTGATGGAATTCGGGCTGGCCACCGTGGACATCCCCGGGGTCGATGCCCGGACGGTGATCCAGACCCCGGCGGTCCAGCGGCTGGCACCCGGCGACCAGGTCACCCTCACCGCCCCGGCCGACCGGATCTACCTCTTCGACCCGACCTCCGGCGACCGCATCCGCTGA
- a CDS encoding ABC transporter ATP-binding protein gives MARLQLDGLTKHYGKTVGIDDLSLDIEDGEFFVILGPSGAGKTTTLKSIAGLVDVDHGSVHIGDVDMTLVEPYHRNVAMAFESYALYPQKTVAENLASPLRSGRTGRYTAAEQQQRIDQVTTALGINQLQGRFPRELSNGQRQRTALGRVLVRPADVYLLDEPLSHLDAKLRAEMRVELKQLGSMTSTTTVYVTHDYQEALALADRIAVIKEGRLIQLGTPEQIWRQPANIFVARSLGQPEINHYDAELVDGRLVVAGSEIVVPVDPSLGLTTGSVARLGIRPCDVTVRSSGEATPDGAVVLSGRVVLAERLGRQIELTVDIGGSWLIALTGGAGVVDEGAEVTVTLPATDVHVFSADGAVDEAARLGSAAGVDQQSRSGGQR, from the coding sequence ATGGCACGACTGCAGTTGGACGGGCTGACCAAGCACTACGGCAAGACCGTCGGTATCGATGATCTGTCCTTGGACATCGAGGACGGCGAGTTCTTCGTGATCCTGGGCCCGTCGGGAGCCGGCAAGACGACGACGCTGAAGTCGATCGCCGGGCTGGTCGATGTCGATCATGGTTCGGTGCACATCGGCGATGTCGATATGACCTTGGTGGAGCCGTACCACCGCAATGTCGCGATGGCGTTCGAGTCCTATGCGTTGTATCCGCAGAAGACGGTCGCGGAGAATCTGGCGTCGCCGCTGCGGTCCGGCCGAACCGGCCGCTACACCGCGGCCGAGCAGCAGCAGCGGATCGATCAGGTGACGACGGCGTTGGGGATCAATCAACTGCAGGGCAGGTTTCCGCGCGAGTTGTCCAACGGTCAACGGCAGCGCACCGCGCTCGGTCGGGTGCTGGTGCGGCCGGCCGACGTGTACCTGCTGGACGAGCCGTTGTCCCACCTGGACGCCAAGCTGCGGGCCGAGATGCGGGTAGAGCTCAAGCAGCTCGGTTCGATGACCAGCACCACGACGGTCTACGTCACCCACGACTATCAGGAGGCGCTGGCGCTGGCCGACCGGATCGCGGTGATCAAGGAAGGCCGACTGATCCAACTCGGCACCCCGGAACAGATCTGGCGGCAGCCGGCCAACATCTTCGTCGCCCGCTCGCTGGGGCAGCCGGAGATCAACCATTACGACGCCGAATTGGTCGACGGTCGGTTGGTGGTGGCCGGATCGGAGATCGTGGTGCCGGTCGACCCGTCGCTGGGACTGACCACCGGATCCGTTGCCAGACTGGGGATCCGGCCCTGCGACGTGACCGTCCGGTCCAGCGGCGAGGCAACGCCCGACGGTGCTGTGGTGCTGTCCGGCAGGGTGGTGCTGGCCGAACGACTCGGGCGGCAGATCGAGTTGACCGTCGACATCGGCGGCTCCTGGCTGATCGCGCTGACCGGTGGTGCTGGCGTCGTCGACGAAGGAGCCGAGGTGACGGTGACACTGCCGGCCACCGACGTCCACGTGTTCTCCGCCGACGGTGCGGTGGACGAGGCGGCCCGGCTCGGCAGTGCCGCGGGTGTTGATCAACAATCACGATCTGGGGGACAGCGATGA
- a CDS encoding LacI family DNA-binding transcriptional regulator has translation MAGKQLDGRGRPSVRALARAAGVSPSTAARALAHPELLSHETRQAVLAAAEGLGYRPELPTRVPGVLGLLVPDIRNPTLAEFVSGAEYEASRRGHAILLIDTNESRNNESSEARSIITIVEAIVISSPRMAESELRDLAGDVRLVTVHRPLDGLRGAYIDTRDAIGSAVTHVKSLGHRDVTYVAGPEDSWASRSRAGKLADACARAGLELRTTGPYAADYDGGRAAAEQLWLDGGHCVFAFNALMAMGLINRLIERGLRVPEDVSVVGLDDSFATTLFTPHPTAIRSDERQLGRLAVELAVAAEVAREIESVPAALTIRQSTGVARPPTAE, from the coding sequence TTGGCAGGCAAGCAATTGGACGGCCGCGGCCGGCCCTCGGTCCGCGCCCTCGCTCGCGCTGCAGGAGTATCCCCGTCGACGGCCGCGCGCGCGTTGGCCCACCCCGAGCTCCTCAGCCACGAGACCAGGCAGGCCGTTCTGGCCGCGGCGGAGGGCCTCGGATATCGCCCTGAGCTGCCGACCCGGGTCCCGGGTGTCCTCGGTCTCCTGGTGCCGGACATCCGGAATCCGACTCTCGCCGAATTCGTCAGCGGGGCCGAGTACGAGGCCTCTCGCCGCGGGCACGCCATCCTGCTGATCGACACGAACGAATCGCGCAACAACGAGAGCTCCGAGGCGCGATCGATCATCACGATCGTCGAGGCGATCGTCATCAGTTCCCCGCGGATGGCGGAGTCCGAGCTTCGGGACCTTGCCGGTGATGTTCGGCTGGTGACCGTGCATCGACCGTTGGACGGCCTTCGCGGGGCCTACATCGACACTCGAGATGCGATCGGCAGCGCGGTCACCCACGTGAAGTCGCTCGGGCATCGCGACGTCACCTATGTCGCCGGCCCGGAGGACTCGTGGGCGAGCCGGTCTCGGGCCGGGAAGTTGGCCGATGCGTGTGCCCGAGCCGGGCTGGAGCTGCGCACCACCGGTCCGTACGCCGCCGACTACGACGGCGGACGAGCCGCCGCCGAACAACTCTGGCTCGACGGCGGACACTGCGTCTTCGCCTTCAACGCGCTGATGGCCATGGGACTCATCAATCGCCTCATCGAACGCGGCCTCCGAGTACCCGAAGACGTCAGCGTGGTCGGGTTGGACGACTCCTTCGCCACAACGCTGTTCACTCCTCACCCGACGGCGATCCGATCCGACGAGCGACAGCTCGGCCGGCTCGCCGTCGAACTTGCGGTGGCAGCCGAGGTCGCGCGGGAGATCGAGTCGGTGCCGGCAGCGCTGACGATCCGACAATCCACTGGAGTCGCCCGACCGCCGACCGCCGAGTAG
- a CDS encoding carbohydrate ABC transporter permease produces the protein MTEATSSGPSSEARRRPPEIPAWRRKLWPYLLSVPAVLIIIGILYPFVLGAIYSFLNYAAVNPNPKFVGLRNFGSVLTDPTFWGSVFLTLAFAVVATAVETVLGVAIALLLNRSSLIGRIFERVLILPLMIAPVIAGVIWKLMFNPQFGILNHVLGLGSTFDWLSKQNAFASIVLVDLWIFTPFVAILVLAGIRSLPKEPFEASSVDGASWFYMFRRLMLPMMWPYILVAVIFRFMDNLKVFDAIYVLTAGGPGVATRTLQIGAFEDSIIRFDYSRGSTYMFILWIIVFITARYLVKALGKAQARAAGSES, from the coding sequence TTGACCGAGGCGACAAGCTCAGGACCCTCGAGCGAAGCGCGCCGCAGGCCGCCGGAGATTCCGGCCTGGCGGCGGAAGCTGTGGCCCTACCTGTTGAGTGTGCCGGCGGTGTTGATCATCATCGGCATCCTGTACCCGTTCGTGTTGGGCGCGATCTACTCCTTCCTGAACTATGCGGCGGTGAACCCCAACCCGAAGTTCGTGGGCTTAAGGAACTTCGGCTCGGTGCTGACCGATCCGACCTTCTGGGGCAGCGTGTTCCTGACCCTGGCCTTCGCCGTCGTCGCCACCGCCGTGGAGACGGTGCTCGGAGTGGCGATCGCCCTGCTGCTGAACAGATCCAGTTTGATCGGGCGGATCTTCGAGCGCGTGTTGATCTTGCCGCTGATGATCGCGCCGGTGATTGCCGGGGTGATCTGGAAGCTGATGTTCAACCCGCAGTTCGGCATCCTGAACCATGTCCTCGGACTGGGGTCGACCTTCGACTGGCTGAGCAAGCAGAACGCGTTCGCCTCGATCGTGTTGGTCGACCTGTGGATCTTCACCCCGTTCGTGGCGATTCTGGTGCTGGCCGGCATCCGGTCACTGCCGAAGGAACCGTTCGAAGCCAGTTCCGTCGACGGCGCGAGCTGGTTCTACATGTTCCGTCGGCTGATGCTGCCGATGATGTGGCCGTACATCCTGGTGGCGGTGATCTTCCGGTTCATGGACAACCTGAAGGTGTTCGACGCGATCTATGTGCTGACCGCCGGCGGCCCCGGGGTCGCTACCCGGACGCTGCAGATCGGCGCCTTCGAGGACTCGATCATCCGCTTCGACTACTCCCGTGGATCGACCTACATGTTCATCCTCTGGATCATCGTGTTCATCACCGCTCGCTACCTGGTGAAGGCGCTGGGCAAGGCCCAGGCGCGAGCCGCCGGATCGGAGTCCTGA